In one window of Mytilus galloprovincialis chromosome 6, xbMytGall1.hap1.1, whole genome shotgun sequence DNA:
- the LOC143079835 gene encoding epithelial sodium channel subunit beta-like — translation MSKVIPRNSWTQSMDNTTKEDRETALLEKLKEHGKNSNIHGISHILCRKNNFRRLLWIMPFLSLAGFAAYQLYNVLILYQSYPKQTNVKLDFKPMKLPAITICNMNPIRRTKVVGLSSQLIQQILLGGNVDDAIKQRLDNFTDIWNSDVYTYDYGESDTFYDDQYSDDTDRVKQSGTISPENIKKELLYAELTHLSWNERYFAGHQYRDFVISCEFRGVPCDNPVDEYLSLHYGNCYTLYSRKYIVGVPTATSGITLKINLENYESLALSEGYGAILMIHEYGQEHPEDRALIISGGTETHVKLQMKQIKRKGSPYGECNNHQLLNPLSSVLGCINHCLEEAYSTHCSCQNNVIVKNDTVNASGQKYCKETPDDTKCLIDTYRSMLENLNGNCGCHPPCNERVYLQTISSRTWPHKEIQEAMMNDVCSQIGNCTAKNITISTEELGHNFLKLLIYFGDLNHEIITEEPVYTFTRLLSDVGGSLGLCLGVSLLCICELVEVLFDIIQTAVKKVRKRKS, via the exons ACAACTAAAGAAGACAGAGAAACAGCGTTGTTAGAGAAACTGAAAGAGCAtggtaaaaattcaaatattcacGGAATATCACATATTCTCTGCAGAAAAAACAATTTTCGAAGACTGTTATGGATCATGCCATTTTTGTCACTTGCAGGATTTGCAGCTTATCAACTGTATAATGTGTTGATTCTGTACCAATCTTATCCAAAACAGACTAATGTTAAACTAGATTTCAAGCCGATGAAATTGCCAGCTATTACAATATGTAACATGAATCCAATACGACGAACCAAAGTTGTCGGTTTGTCAAGTCAACTTATTCAACAGATATTATTAGGG GGAAACGTTGACGATGCTATTAAACAACGCCTAGACAATTTCACAGATATTTGGAACTCTGATGTTTACACGTATGACTACGGGGAATCGGACACATTTTATGATGACCAGTACAGTGATGATACGGATAGGGTTAAACAGTCGGGAACCATAAGtccagaaaatattaaaaaagagcTACTTTATGCGGAACTTACTCATCTAAGTTG GAATGAGAGGTATTTTGCTGGTCACCAGTATAGAGATTTTGTAATCAGTTGTGAATTTAGAGGTGTCCCATGTGATAA CCCAGTTGATGAATACCTGTCCTTGCATTATGGTAACTGTTACACCTTGTATTCGCGAAAGTATATAGTTGGGGTACCAACGGCTACTTCAG GAATAACACTGAAGATCAATTTGGAAAACTATGAATCTCTTGCATTATCAGAAGGTTATGGAGCAATATTGATGATTCACGAATATGGACAGGAACATCCAGAGGACCGTGCACTGATTATATCTGGTGGAACAGAGACTCATGTAAAATTACAAATG AAACAAATTAAACGCAAGGGCTCTCCTTATGGCGAATGCAACAATCATCAATTGTTGAATCCACTATCTTCAGTTTTG GGATGTATTAACCATTGTCTTGAAGAAGCATATTCGACACATTGTTCTTGCCAGAATAACGTTATAGTCAAGAACGATACTGTTAATGCATCAGGTCAAAAATACTGCAAAGAAACACCAGATG ATACAAAATGTTTAATTGATACCTACAGATCAATGCTCGAAAACCTGAACGGAAACTGTGGATGCCACCCTCCATGCAA TGAAAGGGTATATTTACAAACGATATCGTCAAGAACCTGGCCTCATAAGGAAATACAG GAGGCTATGATGAATGATGTTTGTTCACAGATTGGAAACTGTACAGCAAAAAATATCACCATATCAACGGAAGAACTTGG GCATAATTTTCTGAAGCTACTCATCTACTTTGGAGATCTAAATCATGAAATTATAACAGAAGAACCAGTTTACACT TTTACAAGACTGTTGTCTGATGTAGGAGGATCTCTTGGTTTGTGTCTTGGAGTATCTCTGCTATGTATTTGTGAACTCGTCGAAGTTCTTTTCGACATCATCCAAACTGCTGTGAAGAAAGTGCGCAAGCGTAAATCTTGA